One genomic region from Prionailurus bengalensis isolate Pbe53 chromosome C1, Fcat_Pben_1.1_paternal_pri, whole genome shotgun sequence encodes:
- the MSTN gene encoding growth/differentiation factor 8, translating into MQKLQIYVYIYLFMLIVAGPVDLNENSEQKENVEKEGLCNACTWRQNTKSSRIEAIKIQILSKLRLETAPNISKDAIRQLLPKAPPLRELIDQYDVQRDDSSDGSLEDDDYHATTETIITMPTESDLLMQAEGKPKCCFFKFSSKIQYNKVVKAQLWIYLRPVKTPTTVFVQILRLIKPMKDGTRYTGIRSLKLDMNPGTGIWQSIDVKTVLQNWLKQPESNLGIEIKALDENGHDLAVTFPGPGEDGLNPFLEVKVTDTPKRSRRDFGLDCDEHSTESRCCRYPLTVDFEAFGWDWIIAPKRYKANYCSGECEFVFLQKYPHTHLVHQANPRGSAGPCCTPTKMSPINMLYFNGKEQIIYGKIPAMVVDRCGCS; encoded by the exons ATGCAGAAACTGCAAATCTATGTTTATATTTACCTGTTTATGCTGATTGTTGCTGGTCCAGTGGATCTAAATGAGAACagtgagcaaaaagaaaatgtggaaaaagaggGGCTGTGCAATGCATGTACTTGGAGACAAAACACTAAATCTTCAAGAATAGAAGCCATAAAAATTCAGATCCTCAGTAAACTTCGCCTGGAAACGGCTCCCAACATCAGCAAAGATGCTATAAGACAACTTTTGCCCAAAGCTCCTCCGCTCCGGGAACTGATTGATCAGTACGATGTCCAGAGAGATGACAGCAGTGATGGCTCTTTGGAAGACGACGATTACCACGCTACCACGGAAACGATCATTACCATGCCCACCGAGT CTGATCTTCTAATGCAAGCGGAAGGAAAACCCAAATGTTGCTTCTTTAAATTTAGCTctaaaatacaatataataaagtTGTAAAGGCCCAACTGTGGATATATCTGAGACCCGTCAAGACTCCTACAACAGTGTTTGTGCAAATCCTGAGACTCATCAAACCCATGAAAGACGGTACAAGGTATACTGGAATCCGATCTCTGAAACTTGACATGAACCCAGGCACTGGTATTTGGCAGAGCATTGATGTGAAGACAGTGTTGCAAAATTGGCTCAAACAGCCTGAATCCAACTTAGGCATTGAAATCAAAGCTTTAGATGAGAATGGTCATGATCTAGCTGTAACCTTCCCAGGACCAGGAGAAGATGGGCTG AATCCCTTTTTAGAAGTCAAGGTGACAGACACACCAAAAAGATCCAGACGAGATTTTGGGCTTGACTGTGATGAGCACTCAACAGAATCTCGGTGCTGTCGTTACCCTCTCACTGTGGATTTTGAAGCTTTTGGATGGGATTGGATTATTGCACCCAAAAGATATAAGGCCAATTACTGCTCTGGAGAGTGTGAATTtgtgtttttacaaaaatatccTCATACTCATCTTGTACACCAAGCAAACCCCAGAGGTTCAGCAGGCCCCTGCTGTACTCCCACCAAGATGTCTCCAATTAATATGCTATATTTTAATGGcaaagaacaaataatatatGGGAAAATTCCAGCCATGGTAGTAGATCGCTGTGGGTGCTCATGA